A window from Schistosoma haematobium chromosome 1, whole genome shotgun sequence encodes these proteins:
- the VPS54_1 gene encoding Vacuolar protein sorting-associated protein 54 (EggNog:ENOG410V6BE~COG:U) — MLKRVKDIFCQHITSVTRPPGNDSVTDSSTTIGSNATKLSTSDQLRNMPCENWMTFLVNLCNDIKYLLIRGQDVVDIFENNLCSNHQSNETVENSTVILSTNQPLTTISVHKAKELAKCMHKTLWNTANISQKRLCSIVSSRFRLGSIQLMEPKLMTSTALSSTVDLSVNSPNLQQRHLSTTSIMDIPCATVFSEYVFDKFTWSNFRELVKILSIFQVYVLRAWLKFSDIPIKAIICHQSNDSENCLQPNVHSFNKSKSCVKKSTIPLNQKTSNDVIPSSIISSNTNDCISNNQYIFNIQSDLILRDLVLDMIILIIDRFHRENYDKINMLLDQERWQAAICPEQVQQMINDISIEVGHCKMKSSQLTNEHSPCTPNHNNLIQSTDSVVSTSNYVFLKNEEYTVVRTVILLLPIINDYVKLDEKLPGQPLTTEFVSDRLADLLNHFNSRVCQLVLGAEACKRVDLQRISAKNLALTLRSLQLVVQFLPCIQFLLNRISKTEFNKSSPTSVDNLLIASLYHSNSQGINRITLNGLDHIEKLFNEHIESILQKLVQLLSDPIGPMFSNWYGRPPIPSKQMDELCRNLSKLIGMTKNVLPAKTLTVSLKE; from the exons ATGCTCAAAAGAGTTAAAGATATATTCTGTCAACATATCACTTCAGTTACACGACCTCCAGGAAATGATAGTGTTACAGA TTCTTCTACAACAATAGGATCTAATGCAACTAAATTATCTACTTCTGATCAACTGCGTAATATGCCATGTGAAAATTGGATGACGTTTTTAGTTAATCTATGCAATGacataaaatatttactaaTTCGTGGACAA GACGTTGTGGATATATTCGAAAATAACCTCTGTTCTAATCATCAGTCAAATGAAACGGTTGAAAATAGTACTGTTATTTTGTCTACTAATCAACCTTTAACTACAATTAGTGTGCATAAAGCGAAAGAACTTGCTAAATGTATGCATAAAACTTTATGGAATACAGCTAATATATCCCAGAAACGTTTATGTTCAATTGTTTCATCTCGATTTCGTCTTGGGTCTATTCAATTAATGGAACCAAAGTTGATGACATCAACAGCATTGTCTTCAACTGTTGATTTATCAGTGAATTCACCAAATCTACAACAAAGACATTTGTCTACAACTTCAATAATGGATATTCCATGTGCAACAGTGTTTAGTGAATATGTATTTGATAAATTTACTTGGAGTAATTTTAGAGAACTAGTCAAAATACTGAGTATTTTCCAG GTATATGTTCTTCGAGCATGGTTGAAATTTTCTGATATTCCAATTAAAGCAATAATTTGTCATCAATCGAATGATTCAGAAAATTGTTTACAACCGAATGTACATTCTTTTAATAAATCAAAGTCTTGTGTTAAAAAATCAACGATTCCTTTAAATCAAAAAACTTCAAATGATGTTATCCCCTCTTCCATTATTAGTTCTAACACTAATGATTGTATATCTAATAACCAATACATATTTAATATTCAATCCGATTTAATCTTACGTGATCTTGTACTTGATATGATTATACTTATAATTGACCGATTTCATCGTgaaaattatgataaaataaatatgttatTGGATCAAGAAAGATGGCAAGCAGCTATTTGTCCAGAACAAGTTCAACAAATGATTAATGATATATCCATAGAAGTAGGACATTGTAAAATGAAG AGTTCACAGCTGACCAACGAACATTCTCCTTGTACACCGAATCATAATAATTTGATTCAGTCAACAGATAGTGTGGTCTCTACATCCAATTATGTTTTTCTAAAAAATGAAGAGTATACTGTAGTTCGTACAGTTATACTGTTGTTGCCAATAATTAATGATTATGTAAAATTAGATGAAAAATTACCTGGTCAACCGTTAACTACTGAATTCGTTTCAGATCGTTTAGCCGATCTACTTAAT CATTTCAATTCCCGTGTTTGTCAACTTGTACTTGGTGCTGAGGCATGTAAACGGGTCGATCTACAACGTATATCTGCTAAAAATCTTGCCTTGACCCTGCGTAGTCTACAATTGGTTGTGCAATTTTTACCATGTATACAATTCTTGTTAAACAG AATATCTAAAACGGagtttaataaatcatcaccAACTAGTGTCGATAACCTTCTTATTGCTTCATTATATCATTCTAACAGTCAAGGGATAAATCGAATAACATTAAATGGTCTAGATCATATTGAAAAACTATTTAA TGAACATATTGAAAGTATTTTACAAAAACTTGTTCAATTATTATCGGATCCAATTGGTCCAATGTTTTCTAATTGGTATGGTCGTCCTCCGATACCAAGTAAACAAATGGATGAATTATGTCGTAATTTATCGAAATTAATCGGAATGACTAAAAATGTATTACCTGCTAAAACACTTACGGTAAGTTTAAAAGAATGA